Part of the Quercus robur chromosome 5, dhQueRobu3.1, whole genome shotgun sequence genome, attaggttcttgaattaacatttttttgtatttaattttctaattgtTTGTAAGGCATTGATTTTATTGCATGtgttttttgataaagtttatgatatatatatatatatatatttttttttaagggtttaaTATGGTATTTCATTGTGATTATCAATATgtattttaagagttttaattGGTAACATATATTCTTTCATGAATATAAATTAAAGagaattttttgagaaaaaaagaaatacacacaaaaatagtaatattagtgttttaaactgggtttataatacattatataactagagtacaactacaaaaaggcttaacttttgtagttgtagatTGAGGTTATAAACAACAGACATCAGACACCCACAATCAATATGAGATAaacatctttattttttttaaataaacaataatacttattaaaatacGTATGAAAATATGCTACTTTCATCATTATGCTCAATAATAATTACATTAGtatcattttccaaaataaataaagctaataaaataaatagtgtaACAGAGATTTGTTTGAATGCAAGTCCATTAAAATAGAAAGTACCGATTAGTGATTTATGAATAAACAAAGAGTAGAGCCCGCCTTCACCCATTGGACGTTTTGGGCATGGGACCCACGCTACAGTAACACAGTAAacgcctcttttttttttttttttttttttttttttttgtcttcccGCATTTCAAGAGTGATCAGTTactgtactaaaaaaaaatatttcgctacagtattttcagtttcaattttcagtttcgataaaaataagctcaatccaaacggatcaTTGAGCTcacatgaaagttcaaaaatgccAATTACGCCTACGTAGCGTAGCCCACGAGATTGTTATGCCCAAAGACTTAACGAAAAGTTTATCATATAAATTATggatttaaatatgaaaaacttCCAACTTctcgattctcaaaaaaaaaaaaaaaaacttccaacTTCCCTATATAAAGGCAATGGACTTATGACTTTCTTGTCTTGGGTACTTACACAGAAGCTGGTTTAGCTATAAATGAAAGTAGGTGTTTCACAAAATTTCTCAATGGGGTGGCCTTTGGTGAAGTCTTTGCTGTGGGCTTTACTACTCTTTGCTCAAATTCATGAGCATAGAGCTTGTATTGAGGAAGAGGGGACGAGTCTCCTAGAATTGAAAGCATTTATAAAATCCCACACTAATTATACCGAGCACATTCTCCCAACATGGGTTTATGAGACAAAGAGTGAGTGTTGTAGTTGGGAGCAGGTCATCTGTAGCACCACCACTGGTCACGTGATCAGTCTCTCGCTCTCCGGTTCATACCCCTATTATCACGATGGGGTGGGGACTTGGTTCCCAAACGTGTCCCTGTTGCAGCCTTTTAAGGAGTTAAGAATTCTTGATTTATCTGACAACGGAATTACTGGTTGGTTGGGAAATGAAGGTACGTGAGCCTTTGCTTCTACTATCATATGGCCCACTCgaaaaacacacacactcatTTATGCTTAATATAGGAAAGCTTGGGACCACGGTAATTAGATTTGATTACATATcccaaatcaaattaaaaatattatagttgGATGacttctctcaatttgactaatgaaatttattttagaggAGTCATTTTAATCATTAGATTAGATATAATTTCTCATCCATAGATACAATGATTattaaccaaaattttaaactaaggAAATCATTTTTCCTATCAAAAAGTTATTTTGGCTGATTTTGTTAGAGCATGGGAATGACTACTGTAATATTGTTTAGCCAGACATActgttcaaattatatatatatatatatatatattttttagaagttcatgtatactttttattttttttttactatacatttttaaaataagtaatagtttcatatatatatatatatatatatattttagaagtTCATGTATactttttactctttttttattatacatttttaaaataagtaataGTTTTAGTTCATGTatactttttacattttttttttctatacatttctaaaataagTAATAGtttctcatattatatatatatatatatatatatatgtatgtatgtatgtatgtatgtaaaatttggaattcaattggttttaaacttttcagtttttgcacctagccataaaaatttaaaacttagatagaAAATTTGActctaattaaaatctaatttataatataattaaatttgaacTCTACAATTTTTACATCCAGTAACtcatttgatacaaaattaaaagttaaataagATAAGTGGCTCAGAATttagaatccaattaaaatctaattaaattttcactGGCTTTGGCTATTAGTACATAGacattgatgaaaaaaaattctctaataaaaaacaaattgaaaattagattcgGACATCATTTTTGTTGGACCTTAGTCCAAGTAATGAATCATCATTGTTCCAGCTATTTTTGCAGCATTGACAGTGCAACTGGGACAGCGCTCTATCCTATTCTCTTATTATTGTTTTCTTGGATGTTTATACCATGTTTGAAACATGCAAAGCCAAGTAATGTATCTGGTGTTGAAgctaaattttcatttttcatcttttttttttttttttttttttatagataatttagAACATGATTGTATGTAAGTTTCATAAGATGTGTTTTTATGAAGTTTTAGTGATCATACTTGCACCAAAATGttgatttaatatttaatatttaatatttattgtaattgCTTTTTTCCATTTGTATTTCTTTGTTtcaatcatggttttaaaaaccggaccagAGGCAAAACTGGATTTACTTCTTGTTCCCAGTTTTTGACTGGTTTTCCTGGTTATTCCAAGTTAGTTTCGGTTTTTACCAGACCGGACGGGCATCACCAGTCAGTCCAGTCAAGTTTTTAAAACAATGGTTTCGATACTAGGTGTGTACAAGAGAATAACTAATTGCTAAGACTATTTAACTTAATAATCAACTCAATACCAAATCAAAAATCTTTGATCGAAGATTTAACTAAATGCCAAAACAAAATCCATTAACTTACCACTAAGACCATTTTCATATGTATTGCTttgtttgaatattttaattatatatgtagACAAATTAGCCTCGAAATTCAAGATCCGAATTCAGATTTCAATTGAAGATTTGGGGGATATGAATTACAGAGAATGATTCCAAATGCAGTGGTTTTGGGGTTAAATGTAACATCaaaactctacttttctttttctttgttttaactATCATGGTTGGAAAAATCCCACTATATTTTATCTATAGCATGTTTGTTTATAAtactaaaagataaaaaagttttaaaaaaattaacaaggaaatttcttctttatttgctataatatatagagaacaaaaaatttcatattttcaaaatcttgAACAAAAACGAATGAACACAACATTTTCACTAGTTACGAAAAGAAacaatatgaatatatatatatatatatatatattactttgtTGGTTTTGCAAAGGGTAAGATAAacgaattttaaaaaattaatagttcaATAAATTCTAAATGAAATATTCTTATGAAAAAATACCATGTTATACTACTTTGTTatattatatcattttatttaaaaaattcacgCCAAGCACGGGTCAAAATAACATGTGAATATTACtgatttctatattttttttaaaagaatatccATATTTTAGACATGGTGTATGTAGGGGGGAGATTGGTGTACCAAATTCATCCCTTCTGAAGTTCAAATCTTTTAGTTATATTGTTGAAGTACCTATGTTGTAATAACAGAAAACAGCTTTGAGTTTGATTCATATgcttatatataaaagtaattttgAACAGTAAGTTGTCAACatatattcttttaaaataCAATTTGATAATCTAATTTGAATTTCACATTGTAGCTTTTGAAGTGatcccccccacaaaaaaaaaaaaggaagtaatATTGAGAATCTTATAAAGGGGAAGAGGGGaatgagatttttgaaaaacttatatTACAGTACACACTCAAAAAGCCTCAACTCTTAAAAGGGTAGTAACAAGGCTTTCAATGTGGGAACTTACctagttaataatttttttgacagaTAAACACACGGGGCTAGAGGGaaaagaatttttgaaaaacttacaaTATGACACACCACAAAATGacttttaactcttttttttgttttttttgaaagtcaaaagggcctaactcttTGAACGTGTAAGgcaaataattattttagttttccttTGGTTATTGAATAATTGCTTTACACATAGTATTTAATTTATTGCTTTTACTTGTGTGCTATGATCAGCAAACCAGTTCTCAAGAACACGAAATGAAGACAATGACTTCCAATCGTtacaaaaagttaataaataaattgtattcCATATCGTTCATTACTTGTATTTTCTTACAAATAAATGTTTGTAAAATTATATTGTAAATTGttacttattttaatattttcccttGCTCATGCTTTCTCACTAATTGATAATTACTACTATTACcggtgctttttcttttctttaacaGCTACTACCAACATGGCAACACCTATAACGTTTGGGCTTTTGACATAGACTTGTCTCTGGCTTCATAAATAAGAAAGGCATATACAATTGccaaaaattcatatttatatgATAAGAGCACAATCATAAAACTTCGCACCAATCCAAAAAACTTAAGGGATGGATAGGGGTGTGTGGTAATGATTATTCCAGAAAACATATTTGATTCTTTATAGCTCAATTAatcaatgcatttttttttcttgctttacAATTATTGTGCTAATGCATAACATGATGtgaaactttttcctttttgttttgtttttttttgagaatgactTTCAGcattttattgataaatttaataatggtgtttttttttttttttttttttttttttttttttttttcagaatctGAATGCTTGTCTAAACTGAGAAAGCTAACACACTTAAATTTAAAGGGGAACAACTttgacaataaaattttaagatccTTAGGTGCCCTCCCAGTTCTTAAATCTCTGGATCTAAGTCAAAATAACATGTGGCCTCTTTCTAGCAAAGGTACGTGtatatctgaattttctttGCAAGAATACCATGAAAAATTTTACACAAACTGAAATCTTATAAACAATATTTACCTTTATCAAAATTTACTCTCTTCATGTTAAAAGGCACAAAATGCTTCAGTGCAATAACTAATACTTTTGATATATACAAATGATAGTAGTAGTATGCCTTCAATATTCAATGAGCATTTTAACcgaaatttttgtcaattccaATTTAAAAGTGTTTAGTTCTACTGGATGTTTCTTCTGTACGATTGGTTTCATgcttatatatcaaattttgaatATCTCTTCACCGGTGATGTAGAACTGGTTTATCTAAGCAACTTGGAGGTCCTTATCTTGAAATATTGTAGCCTTAATGGAAGCCTACCATTCAAGGGTAAACATTCCAACAtctatttttattgatttcccTCAATTAATCTCCTTAGTTGGAGCCATTTCAAATACTTTCTCCTGACATTACTGTCGTCAATTCTCCTGGTAGATATGGCAAATTTCAGCAGTTTGAAGATTTTAGATTTGAGTGGAAATGATTTCACTGGAAGCATTACTCCAGATATCGGAGCGTTATCTTCTCTCAAGGCTATATCATTATCTTTTAATAGACTCAATGGAACTTTAAACTCTCCAGGTGAGAATCTACTATGAAATCAGTCATTTACAATTTTGGTTAGGAGTGTGAGAGCAATTGAAAGAGAATGGTTAGTGGTTAGTGATTTGATATAGATCAATCCTTATTTGCTGCAACTTGGAAGCAAAACATTTGACCATCCACTTTTTCTGAATGTAGAAATTATTATACTCCCCTCTTCATCTTCCCCCCCCGCCCCCCAGaagacacacaaaaaaaaaaaaaaattttaatcccaCAAGACCGACTCTACCATTTgttaattcataattttttttttttttttgataacaatgTTAATTCATAATTGAGCCAATTTGCCTAAGGTAGCCGTATAGAATAAGGTCCCATAATTTTGGCCCTATAGTAGtacaatatttatattttgtaacaattttaaataaatcatgtcacgtaaattttttttttttttttttttttttttttaagtgacaAAGCTTAGCTACTCTTTTGCTATTTCACATCTAAACTTAGCTCCCACCTAAAAtcaattataacaaaaaaaaaattaggagcATTAGACATAATATCAATAATAAATGAGTTGTTGACAAAACttgaatacaattttttttttttttaatgagaaaacttgaatacaaaaattttattagtaattttacatctaaaaaaaaGTGACGAATTTGAAgtaaaaacttaaatatagaaatttatataaacaatattaaatttatatcaatatATAAGAGAATATTTGACTTAAAATTGTCCTTCTTAAGTCTCAAATCTTTtttctcaggaaaaaaaaaaaaatcgtcaaATCTTATTAAGCGTGATTTCATATATTAATTAGGTTGTATTATTGATTCTTTCAGTGGCACAAGTTTAGGATAGACACCGCTAATCTTATTATTGCTTTTGATAGAGCTTTGTGCGCTGAAGAAACTTGAAGAGATAGATCTTGCTGATAATGACTTTGAAGGGATACTTCCTCCATGCCTAAACAATTTGACATCTCTTTCGTACTTGGATATATCTAGCAACCGGTTCAATGGAAACTTGTCTTCATCTCCAATAGCCAACCTAACATCCCTTGAGTACATTGATTTGAGTTATAATCTTTTTGAAGGTTTATTCTCATTCAGTTTATTTGCTAATCACTCCAAGCTTAGGGTGATTCAATGTGTGAGTAACAGCAACAAGCTTGATATAGAGACTGAGAATCACAGTTGGGACCCTTTGTTTCAACTAAAGGTCTTAGTACTGTCTAATTTTAATCTCAACAATCCCACCGGTAACTTTCCCAAGTTTCTCCTGGGCCAACATGAATTGGAAGTCATTGATATCTCTCACAGTAAATTGAATGGAAGCTTCCCCGAATGGTTGCTCGAAAACAAAACTGGACTACAACTGTTAAATCTCCGAAGTAACTCTTTCACGGGCGAGTTTCATTTGCCATCAGATCACTACATGAATCTTCATTGGTTGGATGTCTCGGACAATCACTTTGATGGGaaacttcaagaaaatattgGAAAGAGGATTCCAAAATTAGAACATCTAAATTTATCTCATAATCAATTTGAAGGTAATCTTCCATCCTCAATAGGTGACATGAGTAATTTGTGGGCTTTGGACTCGacctttaataatttttctggAGAGGTACCAATGGAATTGGTTGCCAATTGCACTTCCTTGGCAATTTTGAGGTTatctaataataaatttcacggTGAAATTTTCTCAAAGCTAATCAACCTATCCTTGTTTACTGTAGAATTGCAAAATAATGGTTTCACAGGCACTCTTCCTGTTGTACCCCTAGATGTCTTTGTCCTAAATATTAGCAACAACCACATGACAGGTACAATTCCTCAATGGATAGTAAATGGTAGTACGTCACCATCGGATGTTGTTGACTTGAGCAGCAACTCTTTTGAAGGCCAGATTCCATGTGGACTACCTTCATCTGAGGTAGTAAACCTTTCTCATAACTTGCTTTCAGGATTGTTACCTTCTTGCTTGAATCTACGAGATGTTATGCACATACTTTTGGAAGGGAACAAACTCATAGGGTCATTACCAAAAGCTATTCTTAATTCATCATCTCTTGTGACATTGGACATTAGAGATAATCGCTTTATCGGCAGCATCCCTGATGAAATTGTTGGACTTTCCAACTTAAAAGTGCTTTCATTAAGTGGCAATTATTTTAGTGGTGTGATTTCAAAGCAGTTGTGTCAGTTAAAGAGAATAGGCATACTGGATCTTTCCAATAACTTTTTTTCTGGGACAATACCGTACTGCTTTAACAACATATCCTTTGGGAAGCTAGCTTCTAGTGATTTTGTCTATACACCTTCTGTTTCTTTTGGTGCAGGCATTGATTCCTTCTCATATAAATCTCTTCTAAAGAGGAATTCTGGAGTTGAAGGGGCATCTTTTGACTTCTATGAACAAGTTGAGATTGAGATTGTGACGAAATATAGGGCTGACTTGTACAAGGGTCTCAACCTTGATTTGATGTCCGTATTGGATTTGTCATTAAACAAGCTAATAGGAGAAATCCCACCAAAGCTAGGACAGTTATCTTCACTACATGGACTAAACTTGTCTCACAATCAGTTGACAGGTCCTATTCCAAAATCGTTCTCAAATTTGACTCAATTAGAGAGCTTAGACCTTTCTCATAACAATTTGACTGGGAAAATTCCTTCGACCTTGATTGATATAAACTCTCTCGAAATTTTCAACGTGTCTTACAATAACTTATCAGGTAAACTTCCGGACTTTAAAGCACAGTTTGGAACATTTGGAAAGAGTAGTTACAAAGGAAATCCATTTCTTTGTGGTCCACCGCTAGAGAAAAGCTGCACTGAGACAGATGAGTCACCTCCATCACCACGAAAATCCTCAGAGACAAGTGATGGAAAATGGTATCAAGTTGATCTTCTAGTCTTCTCGACTAGTTTTTCCGTATCttcaataattttctttatGGGTGTTTCTAGTGTTCTTTATATTAATTCTCATTGGCGGCAGCAATGCTTCAATTTGATTGAGGATCGTATATATTGGCTTTATTATTTTGCTTTAAATACCCTAAAAAGGCTTGCGAACCGTATGTGTCATTAGACTTCTATGGAAATATTTGGTGGTTGTATTGATAAATACCTGTGTATcagtgtatgtgtatgtttagtTATGAATAATAATTATCGTGCTCTATTATGAAATAAAAAGTTCACTTATACTTCTTTCATTGTGTTGTAATCATGTGATTAGTCAATCTCTTGAGGGATCatgttgtaattttattttgaaataactagcggaaagtttttttttttttttttaattatatatatttcgCATGTGtaatacttattttattaaatataatattattaatatttagaaaaattagttataattataatatgtgacaaggaaaagaaaattagacAAGGCAAATTGGAAGGAGTTATGTGATTGTTTCATTGATATATATTAAGAATGTGACATATTACTTGAATGAAatcacaattatttaattaattaccaCTATACCTATGgcctttttaattatttttttttatatacagcatagaaattttatcatttaagtgtgtatatatataaaatttcctCTTGGATATTTGAACTCAGGTTCTTACTCCTCACACTCCACatgcacttatacttgtagagtgattGTTGTACTAAGAGTTTGCGATGGTCCTTGTGACCTGTTGATTGCCACCTCCATTTTGGGGTTAATTCCAGGGTTTAAATCACACTGCATTATGCTTAGcagaacataattttttttaatataatactTAAGCACTAAATTTGGTTTTTAGCTTTTTGATTACTTGCATGTGccactaaatttatttttgttggatttGAATGAATAATTCTGTACTTCTCCAATGAAGGATATCCATCTGGCGTAAAATGCATTTGGTAGAtcaacatttctttttcaaaaaatggtgtgcttttgaaaataaaattttatttaaaagtcACTTACATTAtaaggctaaaaaaaaaaaaataatttaaggtaaattacaaagttggtTCTTATCCTTtacatcatattttaatttggtccttaacctttcaattgtgtcaatttgatccctaacgTTTTCACTGATGTGTCAATTTATTCATTGAATGGAAAAAGGTGATatgtcaaataaaataataataaaaaattatttctatgcTACATCATCTACCAATTAGCGCCGcgtcaatttaaaaataaaaaatagaaaacttagaTTAAAACTAAGACATGTGTAATCCCTTACTCATCTTCATCTCAAAGGTCTTCGTTATACAAATTAgtgatcaaaatcaaaatttcaagcaccaaaGCAAATTGATTCCCTAAGAATTCAAAACGAGATCAAATATTGCAACACAACACGTAGCTTGTGAAGCTGCAATATGATAGATCCAAACAAAACTGGATCAAAGTGTAAATTCGTTGATATTGAAACTTAGATCTGTGGGCTTCTAGGATTTAAGATCGAAAGCACTTGCGTAGACCAACACAGTCCTCTCCAAGGCCCAAAGCATATATAGCAAAGACTCAAAGACAGAGAGAGGTTCCAAAgcacagaaaaaataataaattaataaagcgTAAGAGAAACTGGTAGAGAAGGTTCTAGTGATGTTTTAGCTTTAGATTAGTTCAGTGAAGATTTGAGGCTTCTTCTCTGTGTAATTAGAAACATTgaagtttttgtttggttgcttagATAACAAAGGTGGATAAGTGAGGAAATGATTAGGGAAATTGGAATTTTGTCCTAGTTTGTTTGTTCAACGTTGTtatggggaaaaataaaaagaattagagaactgattttttttttttgagaaacaaaactGGAATTTCATTAAGAAAATCAACCATGATCGATTAATTAAGAGAACTGATTGAATGAGTGAAGTTTGAATTATTGGTTTTGTTAGAAACTAAAACAGTGAAATTTCAAGTAGGATAAAAATAGGAATTaatcattaaaatttttcttttaaattttattccacTTGGCAGTACACATGTCATTTAATGTGgcataaaaatagtttttttttttttttttttaaatattttgattattagccacattagcatttttcatttatcactTAACAACAAAgattattttgacacaataccaaaatGTTAGGGATTAAACTGACACATTTGAAACGTCagggatcaaattgacataCAGTGTTGTGGGGCCCAAAGTttgaggtcccagcccactttacattCGAGGCCCAAAGCCCAGACCGAGGAgccctattgccgaggacgatcccacgctcaacacctcacaaaacgcctgaggAAAAGGACAAACTCCGTACAGGGATAGGACAAGGAAAAGAATGCCGACACCGCAGTCTAGGGACCTAcatctgacaggcccatacttcagaccatgctatttaacctTTCCCAACCACTCAGATGTACGGATTGATGAGACAAGTCCATACCCCAAAAGCTAAACTGACACGTGGACACAAACGGAGAAGGaaatacgagtataaaaggaaacaaaagcCAAGAGGAAAAGGGacctgaaaaagaagaagaacgggaAGAAcatgatgctcctcggactaagttcGAGGACTAAAACCCCCCGAGCTACACCGATGTGAAGCCTAGCCATTCTGGCCAAGCCTACCTTTGCATGAGCTTCCATGAAAGTCACGACTAAGCCATCGTCCAAagaccaaggtccagcctttcaagcccactctttATGAATTGTATTGTTCGGGCcttttacatacgagcccaatgactccatgggtcgttaaaaatcgtgtccctacaattggcgccgtctgtgggaaggcttgtgcgttggcgccggtggtggtgggtttgcaAGAGCTCCATCATTTCCAGCAACACGTTGTTGTTGTTCCGACATAAATctccgctaggggctacgcctcgcagtgtcaacggcacgggcagctctaggggcttccaacatcaagctaacGCCCCCCACCTAGGTCGAGGGGCTAATTTtcgaaaataagaaaaattacaagttttggacagaaccaaggccttgtatggtcctcggactcaagcctatggggaaaccaactacttaaaagagaaactacaagttttggacagaaccaaggccttctatggtcctcggattcaagcctatggagaaaccaactacttaaaagagaaactacaagttttggacagaaccaaggccttgtatggtcctcggactcaagcctatggggaaaccaactacttaaaagagaaactacaagttttggacagaacccgGTACAATCGAACATCGGTCCTCGGATCAGAGGCCAGGAATTATCGGAAAACACGGCCAAAGTTCCACACTACTCGGCAGCTctctcggatggattattttgGGTCCCTCATTCTCAGGCACCTACTTCACGTGCGTTACGATACACTCaactgttatctcggttagtctcataAGTTTAATTTGCTATTGATTGCTGTTATTACATTTGATAGTTTCAATAGGTTCAAATCGGTAGTTTTTTGTCACAAGGTTTTCTGTCCTATg contains:
- the LOC126725139 gene encoding receptor-like protein 9a, producing the protein MKVGVSQNFSMGWPLVKSLLWALLLFAQIHEHRACIEEEGTSLLELKAFIKSHTNYTEHILPTWVYETKSECCSWEQVICSTTTGHVISLSLSGSYPYYHDGVGTWFPNVSLLQPFKELRILDLSDNGITGWLGNEDMANFSSLKILDLSGNDFTGSITPDIGALSSLKAISLSFNRLNGTLNSPELCALKKLEEIDLADNDFEGILPPCLNNLTSLSYLDISSNRFNGNLSSSPIANLTSLEYIDLSYNLFEGLFSFSLFANHSKLRVIQCVSNSNKLDIETENHSWDPLFQLKVLVLSNFNLNNPTGNFPKFLLGQHELEVIDISHSKLNGSFPEWLLENKTGLQLLNLRSNSFTGEFHLPSDHYMNLHWLDVSDNHFDGKLQENIGKRIPKLEHLNLSHNQFEGNLPSSIGDMSNLWALDSTFNNFSGEVPMELVANCTSLAILRLSNNKFHGEIFSKLINLSLFTVELQNNGFTGTLPVVPLDVFVLNISNNHMTGTIPQWIVNGSTSPSDVVDLSSNSFEGQIPCGLPSSEVVNLSHNLLSGLLPSCLNLRDVMHILLEGNKLIGSLPKAILNSSSLVTLDIRDNRFIGSIPDEIVGLSNLKVLSLSGNYFSGVISKQLCQLKRIGILDLSNNFFSGTIPYCFNNISFGKLASSDFVYTPSVSFGAGIDSFSYKSLLKRNSGVEGASFDFYEQVEIEIVTKYRADLYKGLNLDLMSVLDLSLNKLIGEIPPKLGQLSSLHGLNLSHNQLTGPIPKSFSNLTQLESLDLSHNNLTGKIPSTLIDINSLEIFNVSYNNLSGKLPDFKAQFGTFGKSSYKGNPFLCGPPLEKSCTETDESPPSPRKSSETSDGKWYQVDLLVFSTSFSVSSIIFFMGVSSVLYINSHWRQQCFNLIEDRIYWLYYFALNTLKRLANRMCH